The following are from one region of the Staphylococcus schleiferi genome:
- the liaF gene encoding cell wall-active antibiotics response protein LiaF, with the protein MTQKYISTELLIIFTALMIIANFYYIFFEKIGFLFVLLLGSILMYVGYIYFHKVRGLLCFWIGTLMILFTLLSNKYTLIILFIFIIIVAVRYIIYKRKPLEILSTDDATEKHSFIKQKWFGDQKTPVYVYKWEDLQIQHGMGDIVIDMTKAANLKMQNHVVIRHIVGKVQVIVPLNYNVKLNVSAFYGKVTLDRQQCKIENDNIQLTSQHKAENYTVNIFVSTFIGDVEVVYR; encoded by the coding sequence ATGACACAAAAATATATTTCGACCGAGTTGCTCATTATATTTACTGCTCTAATGATTATAGCCAATTTTTACTATATCTTTTTTGAAAAAATCGGCTTTTTATTTGTGTTATTACTCGGTAGTATTTTAATGTATGTCGGTTATATTTATTTTCATAAAGTGCGTGGATTGCTTTGTTTTTGGATTGGGACGTTAATGATTTTATTTACATTACTGTCCAATAAATACACGCTGATTATTTTATTTATTTTTATTATCATCGTAGCGGTACGTTATATTATTTATAAACGTAAACCTTTAGAAATATTATCTACGGATGATGCGACTGAAAAACATAGTTTTATTAAACAAAAATGGTTTGGTGACCAAAAAACACCGGTTTATGTGTATAAATGGGAAGATTTGCAAATTCAGCATGGCATGGGTGATATCGTAATAGACATGACAAAAGCGGCCAATTTAAAGATGCAAAACCATGTTGTGATTCGCCATATTGTAGGTAAAGTACAAGTCATTGTTCCTTTAAATTACAATGTAAAGTTAAATGTTTCTGCCTTCTATGGTAAAGTGACGCTCGACCGCCAACAATGCAAAATCGAAAATGATAACATCCAGTTAACTTCACAACATAAAGCTGAAAATTATACGGTTAATATTTTCGTCTCAACATTTATAGGTGATGTTGAGGTGGTTTATCGATGA
- a CDS encoding sensor histidine kinase, with amino-acid sequence MNHYVRAIGSMLILVYSMFTAFFFIDKVFTNIIYFQGMFYTQIFGIPVFIFLNLIVIFLCIIVGSVLAYKINQQNDWLKQQIERAFEGETVGINDQHIELYNETIELYQALVPLNQELHKMRIKTQNLTNESYNMNDLKVKKIIEDERQRLARELHDSVSQQLFAASMMLSAIKETELTPPLDQQIPTLEKMVQDSQLEMRALLLHLRPIGLKDRSLGEGIKSLVTDLQRKVPMKVVQEIDEFEVPKGIEDHLFRITQEAISNTLRHAKGKQVTVELLNREDYLLLRIQDDGIGFNVDDKLEQSYGLKNMRERAIEIGATFHIVSLPDAGTRIEVKAPLDKEVHNDN; translated from the coding sequence ATGAACCATTACGTTCGTGCCATAGGCTCAATGTTGATTTTAGTCTACAGTATGTTTACTGCTTTTTTCTTTATTGATAAAGTCTTTACTAATATCATTTATTTTCAAGGCATGTTTTATACCCAGATTTTTGGGATTCCCGTATTTATCTTTTTAAATTTAATCGTTATCTTTCTTTGTATCATTGTAGGTAGCGTACTTGCCTATAAAATCAATCAACAAAATGATTGGTTGAAGCAACAAATTGAACGTGCATTTGAAGGGGAAACAGTAGGGATCAATGACCAACATATCGAATTATATAATGAGACGATTGAACTGTATCAAGCCCTTGTTCCTTTGAATCAAGAACTTCATAAAATGCGTATTAAAACTCAAAATTTAACGAACGAATCTTATAATATGAACGATTTGAAAGTGAAAAAAATAATTGAAGATGAGAGACAACGGTTGGCTAGGGAATTACACGATAGTGTGTCCCAACAACTCTTTGCGGCAAGCATGATGTTATCCGCGATTAAAGAAACAGAGTTAACCCCACCACTCGATCAGCAAATTCCAACTTTAGAGAAAATGGTCCAAGATTCTCAGTTGGAGATGCGGGCGTTATTGTTACATTTGAGACCGATAGGACTTAAAGACCGCTCGTTAGGTGAAGGTATTAAATCATTAGTTACAGATCTACAAAGAAAAGTTCCAATGAAAGTTGTACAAGAAATTGACGAATTTGAAGTGCCAAAAGGGATAGAAGACCACTTATTTCGAATCACTCAAGAAGCCATCTCTAATACATTACGTCATGCTAAAGGGAAACAAGTTACTGTCGAATTGCTCAATCGTGAAGACTATTTATTGTTGCGTATTCAAGATGACGGTATCGGTTTTAATGTAGATGACAAATTAGAGCAAAGTTATGGACTTAAAAATATGCGTGAACGTGCAATAGAAATCGGGGCAACCTTTCATATCGTTTCATTGCCAGACGCTGGGACGAGAATAGAAGTAAAGGCACCACTTGATAAGGAGGTACATAATGACAATTAA
- a CDS encoding response regulator transcription factor translates to MTIKVLFVDDHEMVRIGISSYLSTQPDIEVVGEGASGKEAIQKAHELHPDLILMDLVMTDMDGVEATTQIKKDLPHIKVVMLTSYIEDKEVYRALDAGVDSYILKTTSASDIAEAIRKTSQGESVFEAEVLVKMRNRMKQRAELYELLTEREMEILLLISKGYSNQEIASASHITIKTVKTHVSNILSKLEVQDRTQAVIYAFQHGLIE, encoded by the coding sequence ATGACAATTAAAGTATTATTTGTAGATGATCATGAAATGGTTAGAATTGGAATATCTAGCTATTTATCCACGCAACCGGATATTGAGGTTGTAGGGGAAGGGGCTTCAGGGAAAGAGGCTATTCAAAAAGCACATGAACTTCATCCGGATTTAATTTTAATGGACTTAGTGATGACAGACATGGACGGTGTTGAAGCGACAACACAAATCAAAAAAGACTTACCACATATTAAAGTGGTCATGCTTACAAGTTATATTGAGGATAAAGAAGTTTATCGTGCCTTAGATGCAGGTGTCGATAGTTATATTCTTAAAACGACAAGTGCAAGTGATATTGCTGAAGCGATACGAAAAACAAGTCAAGGCGAGTCTGTATTTGAAGCAGAAGTCCTTGTGAAAATGCGCAATCGCATGAAACAAAGAGCGGAATTATATGAGTTACTGACAGAGCGTGAAATGGAAATCCTATTATTGATATCAAAAGGGTATTCAAATCAAGAAATCGCAAGTGCTTCACATATTACGATTAAAACAGTGAAAACACATGTGAGTAATATTTTAAGTAAATTAGAAGTGCAAGATCGTACGCAAGCAGTGATTTATGCCTTTCAACATGGATTAATTGAATAA
- a CDS encoding beta-class carbonic anhydrase, which produces MTLLNQILKYNKDFVASKAYEQYSTSKTPSKKAVLLTCMDTRLQDLSTKALGFTNGDLKVVKNAGATISHPYGSTMRSLLVGIYALGAEEIIIMGHKDCGMGNIDVDAVMNTMEQRGVDQKTFDILEHSGIDVPNFLKGFDDVYENVKKNIQMIYSHPLFDKKVPVHGLVIDPHTGALDLVHDGYGKNSI; this is translated from the coding sequence GTGACATTATTAAATCAAATTTTAAAATATAATAAAGACTTTGTGGCAAGCAAAGCTTATGAACAATATAGTACAAGTAAAACGCCATCTAAAAAAGCTGTATTGCTGACTTGTATGGATACACGTTTACAAGATTTATCGACAAAAGCACTTGGTTTTACAAACGGGGATTTAAAAGTCGTTAAAAATGCTGGTGCTACAATTAGTCATCCTTATGGTTCAACGATGCGTAGTTTACTTGTTGGTATTTATGCACTTGGTGCTGAAGAAATTATTATTATGGGGCATAAAGATTGTGGTATGGGGAATATTGATGTCGACGCCGTTATGAATACAATGGAACAAAGAGGTGTCGATCAAAAAACGTTTGATATATTAGAACACTCTGGCATTGACGTTCCTAACTTTTTAAAAGGCTTTGATGACGTTTATGAAAATGTTAAAAAGAATATACAAATGATTTATTCCCATCCCCTATTTGACAAGAAAGTACCTGTTCATGGATTAGTCATTGATCCGCACACGGGTGCGTTAGATCTCGTCCATGATGGCTATGGGAAAAATTCAATCTAA
- a CDS encoding YtxH domain-containing protein, producing the protein MQNKLLPGILIGATIGGAIALIDKNTRRSLKSSVHQIKTGERSSEPSKFGELKDEFFYWKDTIDEIRRNNPELERSLRQAKDTFVERKNNKQIGL; encoded by the coding sequence ATGCAAAACAAATTATTACCGGGGATTTTAATTGGCGCTACAATTGGTGGAGCGATTGCATTGATTGACAAAAATACACGTCGTTCACTTAAATCATCAGTTCATCAAATTAAAACAGGTGAACGTTCAAGCGAACCTTCTAAATTTGGAGAATTAAAAGATGAGTTCTTCTATTGGAAAGATACAATTGATGAAATTCGTCGTAACAATCCAGAATTAGAACGTTCATTACGTCAAGCTAAAGATACATTTGTTGAACGTAAAAACAATAAACAAATTGGTTTATAA
- a CDS encoding low molecular weight protein-tyrosine-phosphatase, which yields MTTVAFVCLGNICRSPMAEAIMRQRLKDRNIDNIEVYSRGTGKWNLGEPPHEGTQKILNAHDIPFDGMISELFTTQDDFDYIIAMDQSNVDNIKKINPHLKGKLFKLLEFSDMTETDVPDPYYTNNFEGVYEMIQSSCDHLIDYIIQDTRKE from the coding sequence ATGACAACAGTTGCTTTTGTATGTTTAGGCAATATTTGTCGATCTCCAATGGCTGAAGCAATTATGCGCCAACGCCTTAAAGATCGCAATATTGACAACATTGAAGTATACTCAAGAGGTACGGGCAAATGGAATTTAGGAGAGCCCCCTCATGAGGGTACCCAAAAAATTTTAAATGCGCACGACATCCCATTCGATGGTATGATTAGTGAATTATTTACAACACAAGATGATTTTGACTACATTATTGCAATGGATCAAAGTAATGTAGATAATATTAAAAAAATTAATCCTCATCTTAAAGGGAAGTTATTTAAATTATTAGAGTTTAGTGATATGACAGAAACAGATGTGCCTGACCCATATTACACAAATAATTTTGAAGGTGTCTATGAGATGATACAATCTTCTTGTGATCATTTAATAGACTATATTATTCAGGATACGCGAAAGGAGTAA
- a CDS encoding DUF1128 family protein produces MSKTIEEMIIEIRNRLNLVNPGLIDPDNYSESHREDIEDIYAFVTTKKDFTPREMSGITEALGDIRK; encoded by the coding sequence ATGTCAAAGACAATTGAAGAAATGATTATAGAAATACGCAATCGATTAAACTTAGTCAATCCAGGTTTAATTGATCCGGATAACTACAGCGAATCCCATCGCGAAGATATAGAAGATATTTATGCTTTTGTAACAACGAAAAAGGATTTTACACCTCGTGAAATGTCTGGTATTACGGAGGCATTGGGTGATATAAGAAAATAG
- a CDS encoding aminopeptidase: MAIEERLQQYAKLLVNVGMNVQKGQPVFIRTTVEAVDFTRRIVEEAYLAGASDVRVKYADPQLKRYAYEYEPASFFEKDVKAYDVEERMDYANRGASNLALITEDPNLLNGIDTNKLKAAQLNHSHAFKPYMVESQKNAFPWVVACYPSEAWAQRVYPDLEPQAAFAKFLDDILNIVRVDGNDPIANWEQHTQLLKEKADYLNDKAYDALHFISEGTDLVVGLAKGHIWEDATSYTPDGQAFIANIPTEEVFTAPDCRRVNGTVSNKLPLSYNGTIIDGFKLTFEEGRVVDFEAVEGQEVLASLLDTDEGARRLGEVALVPDDSPISNRNTIFYNTLFDENASCHIALGAAYAFNLKGGTEMTSEELKAHGLNDSLKHVDFMIGSRDLNIYGVKVDGSEELVFKDGNWAN; encoded by the coding sequence ATGGCAATTGAAGAAAGATTACAACAATATGCAAAATTACTCGTCAACGTTGGAATGAACGTTCAGAAAGGGCAACCCGTGTTTATCAGAACAACAGTTGAGGCTGTAGATTTTACGAGACGTATCGTAGAAGAAGCTTATCTTGCAGGTGCTTCTGACGTCAGAGTGAAATACGCCGACCCACAACTCAAACGTTATGCATATGAATATGAACCAGCTTCATTTTTTGAAAAAGATGTGAAGGCCTATGATGTAGAAGAGCGTATGGATTATGCGAATCGTGGTGCAAGTAACTTAGCACTGATTACTGAAGATCCTAATTTATTGAATGGAATAGATACGAATAAATTAAAAGCCGCTCAATTAAATCATAGTCATGCTTTTAAACCGTATATGGTGGAATCACAAAAGAATGCATTTCCTTGGGTGGTAGCTTGTTATCCATCAGAAGCATGGGCGCAGCGAGTTTATCCAGATTTAGAGCCACAAGCTGCTTTTGCGAAGTTTTTAGATGATATATTGAATATCGTCAGAGTCGACGGGAATGATCCGATCGCCAATTGGGAGCAACATACACAATTATTAAAAGAGAAAGCCGATTACCTTAATGATAAAGCTTATGATGCACTTCATTTTATCTCTGAAGGTACAGATTTAGTCGTTGGCTTGGCGAAAGGCCATATTTGGGAAGATGCAACGAGCTATACACCTGATGGCCAAGCATTTATCGCTAATATTCCAACTGAAGAAGTCTTTACAGCGCCTGATTGCCGACGCGTGAATGGCACGGTTTCGAATAAATTGCCTTTAAGTTATAATGGTACAATTATTGATGGCTTTAAACTGACATTTGAAGAAGGTCGTGTCGTTGATTTTGAAGCGGTAGAAGGTCAAGAAGTGCTTGCCTCTTTATTAGATACAGATGAAGGTGCACGTCGCTTAGGTGAAGTGGCTTTAGTTCCTGATGATTCACCGATATCTAATCGTAATACTATTTTTTATAATACATTATTTGATGAAAATGCCTCTTGTCATATCGCATTAGGTGCAGCTTATGCATTTAACCTTAAAGGCGGTACAGAGATGACGAGCGAAGAATTAAAAGCACATGGCTTAAATGATTCACTGAAACATGTTGACTTTATGATTGGTAGTCGTGATTTGAATATATATGGCGTTAAAGTAGATGGATCTGAAGAGTTAGTTTTCAAAGATGGAAATTGGGCAAATTGA
- a CDS encoding acyl-CoA thioesterase → MTNVEKRAMKDSKVYKSRQVFPTDTNHLGTLFGGTMMANIDEIAAICAMKHANNTVVTASTDSVDFLKPIKNGDIMTYIAMVSYAGSSSMEICVQIMIEDIHNNKQELAALSFLTFVALDEDGKPTKVPDIYPETEAEKWFHETAEVRVKRRKERRKESKKTLQFISDLKRKQ, encoded by the coding sequence ATGACAAATGTAGAAAAAAGAGCAATGAAAGATTCAAAAGTATATAAATCTAGACAAGTATTTCCGACGGATACAAATCACCTAGGCACGCTGTTTGGCGGTACGATGATGGCCAATATCGATGAGATTGCTGCAATTTGTGCGATGAAGCATGCAAATAATACCGTTGTCACTGCTTCAACGGATTCTGTAGACTTTTTAAAACCGATTAAAAATGGCGATATCATGACTTATATCGCTATGGTGTCATATGCCGGCAGTTCTTCGATGGAGATTTGTGTTCAAATTATGATTGAAGATATTCATAATAATAAGCAAGAGTTAGCGGCATTAAGCTTTTTAACATTCGTTGCATTGGATGAAGATGGCAAACCTACAAAAGTACCTGACATTTATCCAGAAACTGAAGCTGAAAAATGGTTTCATGAAACAGCTGAAGTGCGTGTGAAACGTCGTAAAGAAAGAAGAAAAGAAAGCAAAAAAACATTACAATTTATTTCTGACTTAAAACGTAAACAGTAA
- the yfkAB gene encoding radical SAM/CxCxxxxC motif protein YfkAB — translation MISTKKDPITIKNDPWEPYSDINRYGQPVLSNVEFTTTNLCNMRCSHCAVGYTLQTRDPDPLPMSLITQRLDEIPTLRTISITGGEPMFSKKSIREVVKPLLKYAEQRGIYVQLNSNLTLPLDRYLDIAEYIDVLHISHNWGTIDTFTEVGFGAMDKQPPLKAKLKLYEQMISNAQNLSRQGMFVSAETMLNKSTLPYLESIHHEVIHDMKCQRHEVHPMYPADFASQLEVLDLKTMKSAISHLLDVRDKDTWMLFGTLPIFPCLQDEADAQLREKLKQAPNVSTRNDPDGRSRLNVNVFTGNVIVTDFGDETGTISNIKQDRLTDVFQRWMATPLSKSINCHCPQFECLGPNILVKNMYYSNVDFKKQEQRMHQIFS, via the coding sequence ATGATAAGCACCAAAAAGGATCCTATTACTATTAAAAATGATCCGTGGGAACCCTATTCAGATATCAATCGATATGGGCAACCTGTACTGAGTAATGTTGAATTTACAACAACTAATTTGTGCAATATGCGTTGCAGTCACTGCGCCGTGGGTTACACATTACAGACGAGAGACCCCGACCCGCTTCCAATGTCACTCATCACGCAACGATTAGATGAAATTCCAACTTTACGCACGATTTCTATTACTGGCGGAGAACCTATGTTTTCTAAAAAGTCTATTCGTGAAGTTGTTAAACCATTATTAAAATATGCCGAGCAACGGGGTATTTATGTACAATTGAATTCTAATTTAACCCTACCTTTAGATCGATATTTAGATATTGCTGAATATATCGATGTTTTACACATTTCACATAACTGGGGCACAATTGATACATTTACTGAAGTTGGATTTGGCGCAATGGACAAGCAGCCCCCATTAAAGGCGAAATTAAAACTCTATGAACAGATGATTTCAAATGCTCAAAATTTAAGTCGTCAAGGGATGTTTGTGTCAGCAGAAACAATGTTAAATAAAAGTACTTTACCTTATTTAGAATCAATTCATCATGAAGTGATTCACGATATGAAATGTCAACGTCACGAAGTGCATCCCATGTACCCTGCTGATTTTGCGAGTCAATTGGAAGTACTCGATCTTAAAACGATGAAATCTGCAATCTCACATTTATTAGATGTGCGCGATAAAGACACTTGGATGTTGTTCGGTACATTACCTATTTTTCCTTGTTTACAAGATGAAGCTGATGCACAATTAAGAGAAAAATTAAAACAAGCGCCAAATGTATCGACACGAAATGATCCAGATGGCAGAAGCCGTTTAAATGTGAACGTATTTACGGGTAACGTCATTGTTACAGATTTTGGCGACGAAACCGGTACGATTTCAAACATTAAACAAGATCGTTTAACAGATGTATTTCAACGTTGGATGGCGACGCCACTATCAAAATCGATCAATTGCCATTGTCCTCAATTTGAATGCTTAGGTCCTAACATTCTAGTTAAAAATATGTATTACTCAAATGTTGATTTTAAAAAACAAGAACAACGGATGCACCAAATTTTTTCTTAA
- a CDS encoding SE1561 family protein gives MKEPQTMNQIKERLSQFLEELEHTKPDEVSVEDIDEWIHLLDQLEVKVSQLRK, from the coding sequence ATGAAAGAGCCACAAACGATGAATCAAATAAAAGAAAGATTATCTCAATTTTTAGAAGAATTAGAACATACCAAACCTGATGAGGTGAGCGTTGAAGATATCGATGAGTGGATTCATTTACTAGACCAACTTGAAGTAAAAGTAAGTCAGTTACGTAAATAG
- a CDS encoding type 1 glutamine amidotransferase domain-containing protein → MAKKIAVLLADQFEDIEFTSPKEALEEAGHEIEVIGNTANSEVVGKHGAKATVDVSIADAKPENYDAILLPGGFSPDLLRGDEEQRYGTFAKYFLKEDAPTFAICHGPQILIDTDELKGRTLTAVLNVRKDLSNAGAKVVDESVVVDKNLVTSRVPDDLDDFNREIVNALK, encoded by the coding sequence ATGGCAAAAAAAATAGCAGTATTATTAGCAGACCAATTTGAAGATATTGAATTTACAAGTCCAAAAGAAGCTTTAGAAGAAGCTGGACATGAAATAGAAGTAATCGGAAATACTGCCAATTCAGAAGTTGTTGGTAAACATGGTGCAAAAGCAACTGTAGATGTAAGTATTGCTGATGCAAAACCTGAAAATTATGATGCGATATTATTGCCAGGTGGTTTTTCTCCAGACTTATTACGTGGAGATGAAGAACAACGATATGGTACTTTCGCAAAATATTTCTTAAAAGAAGACGCACCAACATTTGCCATTTGTCATGGCCCACAAATTTTAATTGATACAGATGAATTAAAAGGGCGTACATTGACTGCAGTGCTTAACGTACGTAAAGATTTATCAAATGCAGGCGCTAAAGTGGTGGATGAGTCAGTTGTTGTGGACAAAAACTTAGTGACAAGTAGAGTTCCTGATGACTTAGATGACTTTAACAGAGAAATTGTGAATGCATTAAAATAA
- a CDS encoding pyruvate oxidase: MGKVKANMALIEALKAWDIDHVYGIPGDSIDAVVDGLKSAEDSIRFIHVRHEEVASLSAAAYTKLTGKIGVALGIGGPGAVHLLNGMYDAKLDNVPQLILSGQADSDKLGTKTFQEINLPNLFEDVAVYNYQLKDSDADNVFQIVDEAIRTAYEKKGVAVLTLPNNILNTKVDDNFPSEVKPYQKERRQPATHEIQKAARLFNDSKRPVILVGKGTENAKAEVRQFIEKGKIPTIITLPSKTIVGDQHPYNLGNIGKIGTKPSYQAMQNADLLILAGTNYPYIDYLPKKDIPAIQIDENPEAIGHRFNVDAPIVGDSQLALQALIEAIDPVSDRPFLSEMLDHKETWEGWMKEDKKNTAKPIRPERLMDAINKVITDDTVIAADVGTSTVWSTRYLNLGVNNHFVISSWLGTMGCALPTAIASRIAYPGRQVIGITGDGAFEMVMQDFATAVQYRLPMVLFVLNNTELSFIKYEQQEAGELEYGIDFSDMDFAKYAEICGGVGYTLDNPDDIDAIVQTAVQQHRPTIVNVYVDKNAAPLPGKIMPEQALNYAKWAYRSLTEDRKFIFNEMPSLSTAVKRFL, from the coding sequence ATGGGAAAAGTTAAAGCGAATATGGCACTTATAGAAGCATTAAAAGCTTGGGATATCGATCACGTATATGGTATTCCTGGTGATTCTATTGATGCAGTTGTGGATGGTCTTAAAAGTGCCGAAGATTCAATCAGATTTATTCATGTACGTCATGAAGAAGTTGCGAGTCTATCAGCTGCAGCTTATACAAAACTTACAGGTAAAATTGGGGTTGCTTTAGGAATAGGTGGTCCTGGTGCAGTACATTTATTAAACGGCATGTATGATGCGAAACTCGATAATGTACCGCAATTAATCCTCTCAGGACAAGCCGACAGTGATAAACTTGGGACAAAAACATTCCAAGAAATTAATTTACCGAATTTATTTGAAGATGTTGCTGTATATAATTACCAATTAAAAGACAGTGATGCTGACAATGTCTTTCAAATTGTAGATGAAGCTATTCGTACTGCCTACGAAAAGAAAGGCGTTGCAGTACTTACACTTCCAAACAACATTTTGAATACTAAAGTCGATGATAACTTCCCTTCTGAAGTTAAGCCTTATCAAAAAGAAAGACGCCAACCCGCTACGCATGAAATTCAAAAAGCCGCACGTTTATTTAACGACAGTAAACGACCTGTCATCCTTGTTGGTAAAGGGACTGAAAATGCGAAAGCAGAAGTACGTCAATTTATAGAAAAAGGTAAAATCCCTACAATTATCACATTGCCGTCTAAAACAATTGTCGGCGATCAGCATCCTTATAATTTAGGAAATATCGGTAAAATTGGTACAAAACCGTCATATCAAGCGATGCAAAACGCAGACTTGCTTATTTTAGCGGGGACAAATTATCCGTATATAGACTATTTACCTAAGAAAGATATTCCAGCTATTCAAATTGATGAAAACCCTGAAGCTATCGGACATCGTTTTAATGTTGATGCCCCAATTGTCGGTGATAGTCAACTGGCACTCCAAGCACTGATCGAAGCGATTGATCCGGTTTCTGACCGTCCATTTTTATCTGAAATGTTAGACCATAAAGAAACTTGGGAAGGCTGGATGAAAGAAGACAAGAAAAATACAGCTAAGCCTATACGTCCAGAGCGGTTAATGGATGCGATTAATAAAGTAATCACTGACGATACGGTTATTGCTGCTGACGTAGGAACATCTACAGTATGGTCTACACGTTACCTAAATCTTGGCGTTAATAACCACTTTGTTATTTCAAGTTGGCTCGGTACGATGGGCTGTGCACTTCCAACTGCGATTGCCTCACGCATTGCCTATCCAGGTCGCCAAGTGATTGGTATTACGGGAGACGGTGCTTTTGAAATGGTAATGCAAGACTTTGCTACCGCTGTTCAATACCGTTTGCCGATGGTACTATTTGTGCTCAACAATACGGAATTATCATTTATTAAATACGAACAGCAAGAAGCTGGAGAATTAGAATATGGTATAGACTTTAGTGATATGGACTTTGCTAAATATGCAGAAATTTGTGGTGGCGTTGGTTATACACTTGATAATCCTGACGACATTGATGCTATTGTACAAACAGCTGTACAACAACATAGACCGACTATCGTTAATGTTTATGTCGATAAAAACGCTGCGCCACTCCCTGGTAAAATTATGCCAGAACAAGCGCTAAATTATGCAAAATGGGCATATCGTAGTTTAACTGAAGATCGTAAATTTATTTTTAACGAAATGCCGTCACTGTCTACAGCTGTTAAACGTTTCCTTTAA
- the sgtB gene encoding monofunctional peptidoglycan glycosyltransferase SgtB: MPHKPHDNAPHYNTYYQPVGQPPKKQKPRRIFRTLIFVLIFIAALFIGLMYMLSQQADVSDLKSIEQKDSYVSASQMPKYTRGAFIAVEDKRFYHHSGVDYKGSIRAIFASIKDKNRLQGGSTITQQLAKNFYYDNQQTVTRKLKEMFVARRIERTYSKEQILSYYMNNIFYGDNHYTIESAARYYFGTTTNQQNTNLPQITVLQSAILASKVNAPSVYDVNDMSPAFINRTKMTLEKMKQQNYISEQQYTEALQQLGA; this comes from the coding sequence CTGCCGCACAAACCCCATGACAATGCGCCGCATTACAATACGTATTACCAGCCTGTAGGTCAACCGCCTAAAAAACAGAAGCCAAGACGCATTTTTCGTACATTGATTTTTGTCTTAATTTTTATTGCTGCATTGTTTATTGGTTTGATGTATATGCTCTCACAGCAAGCGGATGTATCTGATTTAAAAAGTATCGAGCAAAAAGACAGTTATGTGAGTGCATCGCAAATGCCTAAATATACGAGAGGTGCTTTTATTGCAGTGGAAGATAAACGGTTTTACCATCACTCGGGTGTCGATTATAAAGGGAGCATTCGAGCCATTTTTGCGTCGATAAAAGATAAAAATCGTTTGCAAGGCGGAAGTACGATTACCCAACAGCTTGCTAAAAACTTTTATTATGATAACCAACAGACGGTAACAAGAAAACTAAAAGAAATGTTTGTTGCGAGACGCATTGAAAGAACATATAGTAAAGAGCAGATTTTAAGTTATTATATGAATAATATTTTTTATGGAGACAATCATTATACGATTGAATCTGCAGCACGTTATTATTTCGGAACAACAACGAATCAACAAAATACAAATTTACCTCAAATCACCGTGTTACAAAGTGCAATCCTTGCAAGCAAAGTGAATGCACCTTCAGTTTACGATGTTAATGATATGTCACCCGCTTTTATAAATCGAACTAAAATGACGTTAGAAAAAATGAAGCAACAAAATTATATTAGTGAACAACAATACACTGAGGCATTGCAACAACTTGGTGCTTAA